Proteins from a single region of Microbacterium sp. zg-Y818:
- a CDS encoding DEAD/DEAH box helicase: MPTTAPAAQSTSRRRKNSSSRRDDDAPIIPILARKVREVEAKSQRGKLGPTNRSKFQVIAFLVREERARVKADTDVTDATRAELLKRLDGVATILAKTAARDTSLIQLLEVDQATSPVAKRMRRDWLLESGAELPPDELIITDRVPVAAPVVPAAVSSRQVFPPQIEARREANPFLPPDLSRKPHADTPRRRLDGWELMGPLYKAFETGAGGTAASMDLPPMPEFDRLSPKGLEIMPHQSRFLEAVRHGHRSFLLADEPGLGKTAESVLAASVADAYPLLVVVPNVVKMNWAREVHRWTPQRRATVIHGDGENIDAFADVFIVNYEILDRHLSWLGSIGLKGMVVDEAHFIKNLSSQRSQNVLALAGLIREQVSDPLMLALTGTPLINDVEDFDAIWRFLGWTNGEKPGPELMEKLDATGLTPADKAFYPEAREAVISMGIVRRKKKDVAADLPDKLIADLPVELDDDFGRSIRAAERELGDRLAAKYRRILEARGDRVFLGDYDEDIVRLVAHNELEEAKSAGSGSENVFTMVRRIGQAKALLAADYAVQLQRSVGKVVFFAKHIDVMDAAEAHFAAAGLRTVSIRGDQTTPARQDAIDAFNNDPGVGIAVCSLTAAGVGLNLQAASNVVLAELSWTAAEQTQAIDRVHRIGQGEPVTAWRIIAAHTIDTKIAELIDSKQGLAARALDGEAADAASTDSVQLAALMHLLRRSLGGS; encoded by the coding sequence ATGCCGACCACGGCACCTGCCGCGCAGTCCACGTCGCGGCGCAGGAAGAATTCGTCGTCGCGACGTGACGACGACGCGCCCATCATCCCGATCCTCGCCCGCAAGGTGCGCGAGGTCGAGGCCAAGTCCCAGCGCGGAAAGCTCGGCCCCACCAACCGTTCGAAGTTCCAGGTGATCGCCTTCCTCGTGCGCGAGGAGCGGGCCCGGGTCAAGGCCGACACCGACGTCACCGATGCCACGCGCGCGGAGCTGCTCAAGCGCCTCGACGGGGTCGCCACGATCCTCGCCAAGACCGCGGCGCGTGACACGTCGCTCATCCAGCTGCTCGAGGTCGACCAGGCCACGTCGCCTGTGGCCAAGCGCATGCGTCGGGACTGGCTGCTCGAGTCGGGAGCCGAGCTCCCGCCGGACGAGCTCATCATCACCGACCGCGTCCCGGTGGCGGCCCCCGTCGTCCCGGCCGCCGTCAGCTCGCGTCAGGTGTTCCCCCCGCAGATCGAGGCACGCCGCGAGGCGAACCCGTTCCTGCCGCCGGACCTCTCGCGCAAGCCGCACGCCGACACTCCCCGTCGCCGCCTCGACGGCTGGGAGCTCATGGGGCCGCTGTACAAGGCGTTCGAGACCGGCGCCGGCGGCACCGCGGCGTCGATGGACCTGCCGCCCATGCCCGAGTTCGACCGCCTGTCGCCCAAGGGCCTCGAGATCATGCCGCACCAGTCGCGGTTCCTCGAGGCAGTGCGTCACGGTCACCGCAGCTTCCTGCTCGCCGACGAGCCGGGACTCGGCAAGACGGCCGAGTCGGTGCTCGCGGCATCCGTCGCCGACGCCTACCCTCTGCTGGTGGTCGTGCCCAACGTGGTCAAGATGAACTGGGCCCGCGAGGTGCACCGCTGGACGCCGCAGCGTCGTGCAACGGTCATCCACGGCGACGGCGAGAACATCGACGCGTTCGCGGACGTCTTCATCGTCAACTACGAGATCCTCGACCGGCACTTGTCGTGGCTCGGCTCGATCGGCCTGAAGGGCATGGTCGTCGACGAGGCGCACTTCATCAAGAACCTCTCGTCGCAGCGGTCCCAGAATGTGCTGGCGCTGGCCGGTCTCATCCGCGAGCAGGTCAGCGACCCGCTCATGCTCGCCCTTACCGGCACCCCGCTGATCAACGACGTCGAGGACTTCGACGCGATCTGGCGCTTCCTCGGCTGGACCAACGGCGAGAAGCCCGGTCCCGAGCTCATGGAGAAGCTCGATGCCACGGGTCTGACGCCGGCGGACAAGGCGTTCTACCCCGAGGCGCGCGAGGCCGTCATCTCGATGGGGATCGTGCGGCGCAAGAAGAAGGACGTCGCCGCGGATCTCCCAGACAAGCTCATCGCCGACCTCCCCGTCGAGCTCGACGACGACTTCGGTCGCTCGATCCGGGCCGCGGAGCGCGAGCTCGGCGACCGCCTCGCGGCGAAGTACCGCCGCATCCTCGAAGCGCGCGGTGACCGGGTGTTCCTGGGCGACTACGACGAGGACATCGTGCGGCTCGTCGCGCACAACGAGCTGGAAGAGGCCAAGTCCGCCGGCTCCGGCTCGGAGAACGTCTTCACCATGGTCCGCCGCATCGGCCAGGCCAAGGCCCTGCTCGCTGCGGACTACGCGGTGCAGCTGCAGCGGTCGGTGGGCAAGGTCGTCTTCTTCGCCAAGCACATCGACGTCATGGATGCCGCCGAGGCGCACTTCGCCGCGGCGGGCCTGCGCACCGTGTCGATCCGTGGCGACCAGACGACCCCTGCTCGCCAGGACGCCATCGACGCGTTCAACAACGATCCGGGCGTCGGCATCGCGGTGTGCTCGCTGACGGCTGCCGGTGTGGGGCTGAACCTGCAGGCGGCATCCAACGTCGTCCTCGCGGAGCTGTCGTGGACGGCAGCCGAGCAGACCCAGGCGATCGACCGCGTGCACCGGATCGGTCAGGGCGAGCCCGTCACGGCGTGGCGCATCATCGCGGCGCACACGATCGACACCAAGATCGCCGAGCTCATCGACTCCAAGCAGGGCCTCGCGGCGCGTGCACTGGACGGCGAGGCGGCCGACGCCGCGTCGACCGACTCGGTGCAGCTGGCCGCCCTCATGCATCTGCTGCGGCGGTCGCTCGGCGGCAGCTGA
- a CDS encoding 6-phosphofructokinase, whose protein sequence is MKIGILTSGGDCPGLNAVIRGVVLKGTTTYDLEFVGVRDGWRGVVDADFFPLTRHEVKGLSKVGGTILGTSRTNPYEGPRGGAENIAKTLYGHRIDGIIAIGGEGTLAAANRLSKDGINVLGVPKTIDNDLRATDYSFGFDTAVNIATDAMDRLRTTGDSHQRCMVAEVMGRHVGWIALHAGMAAGAHVICIPEVPMSIDDICEQVSKAHDRGRAPLVVVSEGFKLSGMDEAYSDKGLDAFNRPRLGGIGEIIAPEIERITGIETRATVLGHIQRGGSPSAFDRVLATRLGLHAADAIMDGAWGQMVSMKGTDIVRVSFEEALGELNTVPLYRYEEAAALFG, encoded by the coding sequence ATGAAGATCGGCATCCTCACGAGCGGCGGCGACTGCCCCGGCCTGAACGCGGTCATCCGCGGCGTCGTGCTCAAGGGCACCACCACCTACGACCTCGAGTTCGTCGGCGTCCGCGACGGCTGGCGCGGGGTCGTCGACGCGGACTTCTTCCCCCTGACCCGACACGAGGTGAAGGGCCTGTCGAAGGTCGGCGGCACGATCCTCGGCACCAGCCGCACGAACCCCTACGAAGGCCCGCGCGGCGGCGCCGAGAACATCGCCAAGACGCTCTACGGCCACCGCATCGACGGCATCATCGCCATCGGCGGCGAGGGCACCCTGGCCGCAGCGAACCGTCTCTCCAAAGACGGCATCAACGTGCTGGGCGTCCCCAAGACGATCGACAACGACCTTCGGGCCACGGACTACTCCTTCGGCTTCGACACCGCCGTGAACATCGCCACCGACGCGATGGATCGCCTCCGCACCACCGGTGACTCGCACCAGCGGTGCATGGTCGCCGAGGTGATGGGCCGCCACGTCGGCTGGATCGCCCTGCACGCCGGCATGGCCGCCGGCGCACACGTCATCTGCATCCCCGAGGTGCCGATGTCGATCGATGACATCTGCGAGCAGGTCTCCAAAGCCCACGACCGCGGCCGCGCGCCACTGGTCGTCGTGTCGGAGGGCTTCAAGCTGTCCGGCATGGACGAGGCCTACAGCGACAAGGGACTGGATGCCTTCAACCGCCCGCGCCTGGGCGGCATCGGCGAGATCATCGCGCCGGAGATCGAGCGCATCACCGGCATCGAGACTCGGGCCACCGTGCTCGGCCACATCCAGCGGGGCGGCTCGCCCTCGGCGTTCGACCGTGTGCTGGCGACCCGCCTGGGGCTGCACGCCGCCGACGCCATCATGGACGGCGCGTGGGGCCAGATGGTCTCGATGAAGGGCACCGACATCGTGCGCGTCTCGTTCGAAGAGGCGCTCGGCGAGCTCAACACCGTGCCCCTGTACCGCTACGAAGAGGCCGCCGCGCTCTTCGGCTGA
- a CDS encoding endonuclease domain-containing protein, whose translation MHPTSVLVSWLVAHGGAAHSSAVKAAGFTTHGIRLAVERGAVQRVRRSWLVTRDCPPGPRRAAYVGGRLSCVSAAAHIGLWTPPHQQTHLVVPPTSSRHDADGVRLHWSRGPAPVGGGTLVDPLPNILFQVARCAPMADALCVWESAIRQKAVPPALLARIQWRGEAARALAAVASDLSDSGVETRFVLLARSIGVSVRQQVWIDGHPVDALIGERLVVQLDGFAHHQGRDRRRDLAADARLILLGYSVLRFDYHQVLFESERVITVISTAIAQGLHR comes from the coding sequence ATGCATCCGACATCGGTACTCGTCTCGTGGCTCGTCGCCCACGGCGGGGCCGCCCATTCCAGCGCCGTGAAGGCCGCGGGCTTCACGACCCACGGCATCCGCCTCGCGGTAGAGCGCGGCGCGGTGCAGCGGGTGCGGCGCTCCTGGCTGGTCACGCGCGACTGCCCACCGGGCCCGCGCCGTGCGGCCTACGTCGGCGGGCGACTCAGCTGCGTGAGCGCGGCGGCGCACATCGGCCTGTGGACGCCGCCGCACCAGCAGACCCACCTCGTGGTTCCGCCGACCTCGTCACGCCACGATGCCGACGGAGTGCGCCTGCATTGGTCCCGTGGGCCGGCGCCGGTGGGTGGGGGCACCCTGGTGGACCCGCTGCCGAACATCCTCTTCCAGGTCGCGCGCTGCGCGCCGATGGCCGATGCCCTCTGCGTCTGGGAATCGGCCATCCGGCAGAAGGCGGTGCCTCCCGCGTTGCTGGCACGCATCCAATGGCGCGGGGAGGCGGCGCGGGCGCTGGCGGCCGTGGCATCCGACCTGTCCGACTCGGGGGTCGAGACGCGGTTCGTCCTGCTGGCCCGCTCGATCGGGGTGAGCGTGCGCCAGCAGGTGTGGATCGACGGCCACCCCGTCGATGCGCTGATCGGGGAACGGCTGGTCGTGCAGCTCGACGGCTTCGCCCATCATCAGGGAAGGGACCGCCGCCGCGACCTGGCCGCCGACGCCCGGCTCATCCTGCTGGGGTACAGCGTCCTGCGCTTCGACTACCACCAGGTGCTCTTCGAATCCGAGCGGGTGATCACGGTCATCTCGACGGCCATCGCGCAGGGACTGCACCGCTGA
- a CDS encoding S9 family peptidase: MAQTPPASPTPPVAARRPVERTHHGDTFSDPYEWLRAKEDPEVIAHLEAENAYTEARTAHLEGLRERIFEEIKGRTLETDLSVPTRRGQWWYYGRTLEGSQYGIQCRAPLTSPEDWTPPVLSPDVPVPGEQVLLDGNVEAEGHDFFSLGSFEVTSDGRTLLYGVDTEGDERYTVRVRDLETGAALPDEIPGTFAGATFSPDGRFIVYTTVDDAWRPDTVWLHELGTPVADDTKLFHEPDERYWVGAGFTHSDRYLMIELGSSITSEEWLLDADDLRGTPRVVWPRQDGVEYSSEHAVVAGEDVLYILHNDSALDFELVRVAASDPSGARKTVLAHEPGRRLLGLSTFRDWAVTAYRREGLERVGMLDYATDAVKEIAFDEPLYSVGLSGNPEWAPPMLRFGYGSYVTPGTVYDYVVATGELLLRKRQPVLGGYEASDYAQERVWATAGDGTRVPVSLVWKRSFGAPAVDGPRPLHLYGYGSYEHSIDPGFSVARLSLLDRGVVFAIAHVRGGGEMGRQWYEEGKLLHKRNTFTDFVDAARHLVDAGYTSPDRMVAEGGSAGGLLMGAVANLAPELFAGILAGVPFVDALTTILDPSLPLTVIEWDEWGDPLHDAEVYAYMKSYSPYENVREGVTYPRILAVTSLNDTRVMYVEPAKWVARLREVGADALLKCEMVAGHGGVSGRYNSWKERAFELAWLLDVLRVADAE, from the coding sequence ATCGCGCAGACGCCCCCGGCATCGCCCACTCCCCCCGTCGCCGCTCGCCGCCCGGTCGAGCGGACCCACCACGGCGACACGTTCTCGGACCCCTATGAGTGGCTCCGGGCCAAGGAAGATCCCGAGGTGATCGCGCACCTCGAAGCCGAGAACGCGTACACCGAGGCGCGCACTGCGCACCTCGAGGGCCTGCGGGAGCGCATCTTCGAGGAGATCAAGGGCCGCACCCTCGAGACCGACCTCTCGGTCCCGACCCGCCGCGGCCAGTGGTGGTACTACGGCCGCACCCTGGAAGGCAGCCAGTACGGCATCCAGTGCCGCGCCCCGCTGACCTCCCCCGAGGACTGGACGCCGCCGGTGCTGTCGCCTGACGTGCCCGTGCCCGGTGAGCAGGTCCTGCTCGACGGCAACGTCGAGGCGGAAGGTCACGACTTCTTCTCCCTGGGCAGCTTCGAGGTCACCAGCGACGGGCGCACGCTGCTGTACGGCGTCGACACCGAGGGCGACGAGCGCTACACCGTCCGCGTGCGCGACCTCGAGACGGGCGCCGCCCTGCCGGATGAGATCCCCGGCACCTTCGCCGGCGCGACCTTCTCCCCCGATGGCCGGTTCATCGTCTACACGACCGTCGACGACGCCTGGCGGCCCGACACCGTGTGGCTGCACGAGCTGGGCACCCCCGTCGCCGACGACACGAAGCTCTTCCACGAACCCGATGAGCGGTACTGGGTGGGGGCCGGCTTCACCCACAGCGACCGGTACCTCATGATCGAGCTCGGCTCGTCGATCACCTCGGAGGAGTGGCTGCTGGATGCCGACGACCTCCGCGGCACGCCGCGCGTGGTCTGGCCGCGGCAGGACGGGGTGGAGTACTCCTCCGAGCACGCGGTCGTCGCCGGCGAGGACGTGCTCTACATCCTGCACAACGACAGCGCGCTCGATTTCGAACTGGTGCGGGTCGCGGCATCCGACCCGTCCGGCGCGCGCAAGACGGTGCTCGCCCACGAGCCGGGCCGGCGCCTGCTGGGCCTTTCGACCTTCCGCGACTGGGCCGTGACGGCGTACCGCCGCGAAGGACTGGAGCGCGTCGGCATGCTCGACTACGCCACCGACGCGGTCAAGGAGATCGCCTTCGACGAGCCGCTCTACAGCGTGGGACTGTCGGGCAACCCGGAGTGGGCGCCGCCCATGCTGCGGTTCGGATACGGGTCCTACGTCACCCCCGGCACCGTCTACGACTACGTCGTGGCCACCGGCGAGCTGCTGCTGCGCAAGCGTCAGCCGGTTCTCGGCGGCTACGAGGCGTCGGACTACGCGCAGGAGCGGGTGTGGGCGACGGCGGGCGACGGCACCCGGGTGCCGGTGTCGCTGGTGTGGAAGCGCTCGTTCGGCGCGCCCGCCGTGGACGGCCCCCGCCCGCTGCACCTCTACGGCTACGGCTCGTACGAGCACTCCATCGACCCGGGGTTCTCGGTGGCGCGGCTGTCGCTGCTCGACCGCGGCGTCGTGTTCGCCATCGCGCACGTGCGCGGCGGCGGCGAGATGGGCCGCCAGTGGTACGAAGAGGGAAAGCTGCTGCACAAGCGCAACACCTTCACCGACTTCGTCGACGCCGCCCGTCACCTCGTCGACGCCGGCTACACCTCCCCCGACCGGATGGTCGCCGAGGGCGGGTCGGCCGGTGGGCTGCTGATGGGCGCGGTGGCGAACCTGGCGCCGGAGCTGTTCGCCGGCATCCTCGCCGGTGTGCCGTTCGTCGACGCTCTCACGACGATCCTCGATCCCTCGCTTCCCCTGACGGTGATCGAGTGGGACGAGTGGGGCGACCCCCTGCACGACGCCGAGGTGTACGCGTACATGAAGTCGTACTCCCCCTATGAGAATGTCCGCGAAGGGGTGACCTACCCGCGCATCCTCGCAGTGACCTCCCTCAACGACACCCGCGTGATGTACGTGGAGCCGGCCAAGTGGGTCGCGCGCCTGCGCGAAGTCGGCGCCGACGCGCTGCTGAAGTGCGAGATGGTCGCCGGCCACGGCGGCGTCTCGGGCCGGTACAACTCCTGGAAGGAACGTGCCTTCGAGCTCGCCTGGCTGCTGGACGTGCTGCGAGTCGCCGACGCCGAGTGA
- a CDS encoding inorganic phosphate transporter — translation METAALIVVLVIALALFFDFTNGFHDTANAMATPIATGALKPKTAVLLAAVLNLVGAFLSTEVARTISGGMIREDEISATVFPSIIFAGLIGAITWNMLTWLLGLPSSSSHALFGGLIGATLVGASAAAINVGVVMSKVVLPALIAPLTAGIIAFTVTKLAYAMTRRYDSKPDGRDGFRWGQIFTSSLVALAHGTNDAQKTMGVITLALITVGWQSSDQPQLWVIFACAVTIALGTYMGGWRIIRTLGKGLTDVKPAQGFSAEASTASTILASSALGFALSTTQVASGSVIGSGLGRRGSTVRWRTVGRIMIGWLLTLPAAGAVGALFALIVVWLGQVVGVLVGAVAAVVIVLAIFLRSRRNEVNAANAMSEVAESGRAVKVKRNPPPTRRHRALLREQAENEMTQTKDATTGARADERKGDR, via the coding sequence GTGGAAACCGCAGCCCTCATCGTCGTCCTGGTCATCGCACTGGCCCTCTTCTTCGACTTCACCAACGGCTTTCACGACACGGCGAACGCGATGGCCACGCCCATCGCCACCGGTGCTCTCAAGCCCAAGACCGCGGTGCTGCTGGCGGCGGTGCTGAACCTCGTGGGCGCGTTCCTGTCCACCGAGGTGGCCCGGACCATCTCGGGCGGCATGATCCGAGAAGACGAGATCTCGGCCACGGTCTTCCCGTCGATCATCTTCGCCGGGCTCATCGGCGCGATCACCTGGAACATGCTCACCTGGCTGCTGGGGCTGCCCTCCAGCTCGTCGCACGCACTGTTCGGCGGTCTCATCGGGGCCACCCTCGTGGGCGCGAGTGCGGCGGCGATCAATGTCGGTGTCGTCATGTCCAAGGTGGTGCTGCCCGCCCTCATCGCGCCGCTGACCGCCGGGATCATCGCGTTCACGGTGACCAAGCTCGCCTATGCCATGACCCGCCGGTACGACTCCAAGCCCGATGGGCGCGACGGCTTCCGCTGGGGACAGATCTTCACGTCGTCGCTCGTGGCACTCGCCCACGGCACCAACGACGCGCAGAAGACGATGGGGGTCATCACCCTGGCGCTCATCACCGTCGGGTGGCAGTCCTCGGACCAGCCCCAGCTGTGGGTCATCTTCGCGTGCGCCGTGACGATCGCCCTCGGCACCTACATGGGCGGCTGGCGCATCATCCGCACGCTCGGCAAGGGCCTCACCGACGTCAAGCCCGCGCAGGGCTTCTCTGCGGAGGCATCCACCGCGTCGACCATCCTCGCCTCCAGCGCCCTCGGGTTCGCGCTGTCGACGACGCAGGTCGCCTCCGGCTCGGTCATCGGATCGGGTCTCGGTCGACGCGGCTCGACGGTGCGCTGGCGCACGGTCGGACGCATCATGATCGGCTGGCTGCTGACGCTCCCCGCCGCCGGCGCCGTCGGCGCGCTCTTCGCTCTCATCGTGGTGTGGCTCGGCCAGGTCGTGGGTGTGCTGGTGGGAGCGGTCGCCGCGGTCGTCATCGTCCTGGCGATCTTCCTGCGTTCGCGCCGCAACGAGGTCAACGCCGCCAACGCGATGAGCGAAGTGGCGGAGTCCGGCCGCGCGGTGAAGGTCAAGCGCAACCCGCCGCCCACCCGCCGTCACCGCGCGCTCCTGCGCGAGCAGGCGGAGAACGAGATGACGCAGACGAAGGATGCCACGACAGGCGCCCGCGCCGACGAACGGAAGGGCGACCGGTGA
- a CDS encoding peptidase, producing MSFSIDWVAFLEVFVAALLAAVVVVGFYALGLRLLVRAGRAPVVAPAEFTDAITVISEKQARRAAKAAAKAATRSPLTDGQKRLALVGAYAAFAVCAGAVLFGLLLILFNH from the coding sequence GTGAGCTTCTCGATCGATTGGGTGGCATTCCTGGAGGTCTTCGTCGCCGCTCTGCTCGCCGCAGTCGTTGTGGTCGGCTTCTACGCCCTCGGGCTGCGTTTGCTGGTGCGTGCCGGGCGGGCTCCCGTCGTCGCCCCGGCGGAGTTCACCGACGCCATCACCGTCATCTCCGAGAAGCAGGCGCGCCGGGCGGCCAAGGCCGCCGCGAAGGCCGCCACCCGCAGTCCGCTGACCGATGGTCAGAAGCGTCTCGCGCTCGTCGGGGCGTACGCCGCGTTCGCGGTGTGCGCGGGCGCGGTGCTGTTCGGTCTGCTGCTGATCCTCTTCAACCACTGA
- a CDS encoding phosphodiesterase, whose amino-acid sequence MQPPQPVQFGIHPPARRTLVHLSDTHLLGGDVRLGGRFDVARNLEATLAAVQRLGVRPDALVFTGDLTDLGEPEAYRALRAAVEPVAERLEAPVIWVAGNHDERPELRRELLGLEANEEPVTGVWDLGGLRLVALDTSVPGWHHGDLDPAQLDWLRGVLREPAPLGTLLAMHHPPLPSHIPLFDILELRHQDALADLVRGSDVRGILAGHLHYSTHGTFAGIPVSVASATCYTMNLQRPPAEVNGMDAGQSFHLVHVYDDTITHAVVPVADAPTGDHFSPAWVAEMARLTPQERLEAFSRKPAR is encoded by the coding sequence ATGCAGCCCCCGCAGCCTGTGCAGTTCGGCATCCATCCGCCGGCCCGTCGCACCCTCGTTCACCTGAGCGACACCCACCTGCTGGGCGGTGACGTCAGGCTCGGCGGGCGCTTCGACGTGGCCCGCAACCTCGAGGCGACGCTCGCGGCGGTACAGCGGCTGGGTGTGCGGCCCGACGCGCTGGTCTTCACCGGCGACCTCACCGATCTGGGGGAGCCCGAGGCGTATCGCGCACTGCGCGCGGCGGTCGAACCCGTCGCCGAACGGCTCGAGGCGCCGGTGATCTGGGTGGCCGGAAACCACGACGAACGCCCCGAGCTCCGCCGCGAGCTCCTGGGGCTCGAGGCCAACGAAGAGCCCGTCACCGGGGTCTGGGACCTGGGCGGGCTGCGCCTGGTGGCGCTGGACACCAGCGTGCCGGGCTGGCACCACGGCGACCTCGACCCCGCGCAGCTGGACTGGCTGCGCGGTGTACTGCGGGAGCCGGCGCCGCTGGGCACGCTGCTGGCGATGCACCACCCGCCGCTTCCCAGCCACATCCCGCTCTTCGACATCCTCGAGCTCCGCCACCAGGACGCTCTGGCCGACCTCGTCCGGGGAAGCGACGTGCGCGGCATCCTCGCAGGTCACCTGCACTACTCCACGCACGGCACGTTCGCCGGCATCCCCGTCAGCGTCGCGTCGGCCACCTGCTACACGATGAACCTGCAGCGGCCGCCGGCGGAGGTCAACGGCATGGATGCCGGGCAGTCCTTCCATCTCGTGCACGTGTACGACGACACGATCACCCACGCCGTCGTCCCGGTCGCCGATGCCCCCACGGGCGACCACTTCTCGCCGGCGTGGGTCGCCGAGATGGCGCGGCTGACTCCCCAGGAGCGGCTCGAGGCGTTCTCGCGCAAACCCGCTCGCTGA
- a CDS encoding aspartate ammonia-lyase: protein MPLDDTPATRTETDSLGSVEIPADAYWGVHTARALENFPISQRPISVYRDLVCALAMVKQASARANAEIGALDPERARLIDAAAQRVIDGEFHDQFVVGVVQGGAGTSTNMNANEVITNIALEMAGRPKGDYAFLSPIDHTNRSQSTNDVYPTAIKVGLGLDLRTLLEELDLLRQSFLAKAVEFHDVLKVGRTQLQDAVPMTLGQEFHGFATTLGEDHARLTENASLLYEINMGATAIGTGITTHPDYSRAVLRHLREISGLDLETAVDLVESTSDTGSFMSFSSSLKRNAIKLSKISNDLRLLSSGPQAGFGEINLPARQAGSSIMPGKVNPVIPEVVNQVAFSVAGADLTITMAVEGGQLQLNAFEPIIAHSLFQSITWMRRAMRTLRVNCIDGITANRARLGAMVGSSVGVVTALTPFIGYAASAALAKTALLTGHNVGDLVVEAGLMSRDEVDKQLSPARLSGLEAITAAIPVQQAADSIIES from the coding sequence ATGCCACTGGACGACACGCCCGCCACCCGCACCGAGACCGACTCCCTGGGGTCGGTGGAGATCCCCGCCGACGCGTACTGGGGGGTGCACACCGCCCGGGCCCTCGAGAACTTCCCCATCTCGCAGCGGCCGATCTCGGTCTACCGCGACCTCGTCTGCGCGCTGGCGATGGTCAAGCAGGCGTCTGCCCGAGCCAACGCCGAGATCGGGGCGCTCGACCCCGAGCGCGCCCGCCTCATCGACGCTGCCGCGCAGCGCGTCATCGACGGCGAGTTCCACGACCAGTTCGTCGTCGGCGTCGTGCAGGGCGGCGCCGGAACGTCGACCAACATGAATGCCAACGAGGTCATCACCAACATCGCGCTCGAGATGGCAGGGCGGCCCAAGGGCGACTACGCCTTCCTCTCGCCGATCGATCACACCAACCGCAGCCAGTCGACGAACGACGTCTACCCGACGGCGATCAAGGTGGGCCTCGGACTGGACCTGCGCACGCTGCTGGAGGAGCTCGACCTGCTCCGTCAGTCGTTCCTGGCCAAGGCGGTCGAGTTCCACGACGTGCTGAAGGTCGGTCGCACCCAGCTGCAGGACGCGGTGCCGATGACCCTGGGGCAGGAGTTCCACGGCTTCGCCACCACGCTCGGCGAGGACCACGCGCGGCTCACCGAGAACGCGTCGCTGCTGTACGAGATCAACATGGGCGCCACCGCGATCGGCACAGGCATCACGACGCACCCCGACTACTCCCGCGCCGTGCTGCGGCACCTGCGCGAGATCTCGGGGCTCGACCTCGAGACTGCGGTGGATCTCGTGGAGTCCACGAGCGACACGGGCTCGTTCATGTCGTTCTCCTCCTCACTCAAGCGCAACGCGATCAAGCTGTCGAAGATCAGCAACGACCTGCGGCTGCTCTCCAGCGGACCGCAGGCGGGGTTCGGCGAGATCAACCTGCCGGCGCGCCAAGCGGGCTCGAGCATCATGCCCGGCAAGGTCAACCCGGTCATCCCGGAGGTCGTGAACCAGGTCGCTTTCTCGGTGGCGGGCGCCGACCTCACCATCACGATGGCCGTCGAAGGAGGCCAGCTGCAGCTGAACGCGTTCGAGCCGATCATCGCGCATTCGCTCTTCCAGTCGATCACCTGGATGCGTCGGGCCATGCGCACGCTGCGGGTCAACTGCATCGACGGCATCACCGCGAACCGCGCACGCCTGGGCGCGATGGTCGGGTCGTCGGTGGGTGTGGTCACGGCCCTCACGCCGTTCATCGGCTATGCGGCATCCGCGGCTCTCGCCAAGACCGCCCTGCTGACGGGCCACAACGTGGGCGACCTCGTGGTCGAAGCAGGGCTCATGAGCCGGGACGAGGTGGACAAGCAGCTGTCGCCGGCGCGGTTGTCGGGCCTCGAGGCCATCACCGCCGCCATCCCGGTGCAGCAGGCCGCCGATAGCATAATCGAGAGCTGA
- a CDS encoding DUF4190 domain-containing protein, producing the protein MSDQNPPQSPTPPAGQPPYQPPTAPPAAPAYGSAPAYGAAPAYDPSGAPAAPGAPVPGKTLGIVAFVLSFFAQLFGLILGIVAYVQSKKAGVKNTWALAAIIISSVLMVLMIILGIVIFTAVLGATDAACNELGTGVWQLTDGTQITCD; encoded by the coding sequence ATGTCCGACCAGAACCCCCCGCAGTCGCCCACCCCTCCGGCCGGGCAGCCCCCCTACCAGCCTCCGACCGCACCTCCGGCAGCGCCCGCCTACGGCTCCGCGCCCGCGTACGGCGCGGCGCCCGCATACGACCCGAGCGGTGCCCCGGCGGCGCCGGGCGCGCCCGTGCCCGGAAAGACGCTGGGCATCGTCGCCTTCGTGCTGTCGTTCTTCGCGCAGCTGTTCGGCCTGATCCTCGGCATCGTGGCGTACGTGCAGAGCAAGAAGGCCGGCGTCAAGAACACGTGGGCACTGGCGGCCATCATCATCAGCAGCGTGCTCATGGTGCTGATGATCATCCTCGGCATCGTGATCTTCACTGCGGTGCTCGGCGCGACCGACGCGGCCTGCAATGAGCTCGGCACCGGTGTGTGGCAGCTGACCGACGGCACGCAGATCACCTGCGACTGA